The following is a genomic window from Gammaproteobacteria bacterium.
CGATCAGGCACGTGCCGAGCAGCAGCGCGAGCAGCGCGTTGACGACGGCAGTCACCTTCGTCCTCCACGGCGTCGCGGAGCGCGCGTCACCGGCGGAGAGGCGGGGCGGGGCGGGCGGCGAAGCAGCACGGGCCTAGCGGAGCCGTTCCCACAGCAAGACGCCCCAGACCACGGCCGCGAGCACCAGGCTCATGAAGACCGCGGCCGAGCCGAGGTCCTTCGCCCGTGCCGCGAGCAGATGGCGGTCGGTCCCGACGCGATCCACGGCCGCCTCGACGGCCGAGTTCAGCAGCTCAACGATCAGCACGAGGAGGCAGGAGCCGATCAGCATGAGCTTCTCCACGGCGCTCGTGCCGACCCACGCGGCGGCCGGGATCAGGAACGCCGCGGCAATGCACTCCTGTCTGAACGCGGGCTCGTGGAGCCACGCCGCGCGCAGGCCGGCGAGCGAGAACAGCGTCGCGTCGAAGACGCGGCGGAGGCCGGTGTTGCGAGGCTTCGCGAGCGTCATGGCGTGCCCGGCACCTCTAATGCACCTCTGCGACGGCGGGCGGCGAGCGGTTCGCGGCGGCGTCGCGGGCGGTCAGGCGATAGCGTGCGCCGGGCGCGCCTTCGGGATCGATGTAGGAGGAGCGCGTCGGCAGCGCGATCACGCGGCCGTCGCGCTCGAGCACGTAGTCGACCACGCCGGTGTCGTCGGCCGGCTCCCGCCAGCGAAGCCGCACGCCGCCCGCGGTGATCGCGGCGGTGAGCTCGGAAGGCCGTTCCGGCGGCGCCGTGTCGTCCGGATGCCGTTCGCTGCGCAGGCGCGGACGGTCGAACGGAAAGCGCTCGTCGCGCACGCGCGGGTCGGTCAGCGCGTTCTCGAGGAATGCGAGAATGTCCCGCTCCGTGATCGAGCTCATGTTGAACGTGTACGTGCCCGCGCCCGGGATGTCGTCGCGCTCGGGGAACGGCGTTCCCGCGACGTAGAAGCCTATCGCCGCGCCGAGATGCGCGAATTGCCCGGTGTGCATGAAGCGCTTGCGCAGTCCCACGTTGCGCAGGCTCGGCACCTTCATGTCGCCCGCATCTTCCGGGTCGCCGGTGACCGCCCCGCGGCCGAGGTCGTACTCCGCGGGGCGCACGCCGATGTTGAAGAAATCGTTGTTCGTGAAGAGCGGCGGGGTGTGGCAATTCGCGCAGCGCAGCGACTGAAACGCTTCCCAGCCGTAGATCTCGCTTTCGCTCATCGCGTCGGCATCGCCCGCGCGATAGCGATCCCAGGGCGTGCGGTCGGCGACGAGAGTGCGCTCGTAGGTCGCGATCGCGAACGCGATGCGCGCGGGCGTGATCGCCGGATCGCCGAACGCGTGCGCGAAGAGAGAGGGGTACCCGTCGTGCGAGCGCAGAGCGGCCGCGACGTCAGCGGGCAAATCCGTGGCGAGCGCGAGCGGCTCGACGCGACCGAGCTTCGTCGTGAGCTCTTTCCACGTGCGCCCGGCTTTGGCCATCTCCGCGTCGTTCATCAGCGTGGCGACGACCTGGCCCTCGAGCGCGCCGTGCCGGTCGATCAGCACGGCGCCGGTGCTCGGATCCATGAAGCGGCCGCCGACGCGGCCGTCCCAGAAGAGCTCTTCCGCCCACAGCGCGCCGAAATTCGACGGGCTCGTGCGGCCGGTCACTCGAGGTGCGCGCCCGAAGAGCGGGTCGTCGAGCGGCTGCCCGAGCGCATCGAGACTCGCGATCCCGGGCGAGCCGAGCACGTCGTCGACGGTTCCCGGGTCCCGCCCGGGATGTCGTCCGGCGCGAGGGTCCGCGCCGCCGCTCGCCGGACGGTGGCAGGTTCCGCACGCGACCGTGTTGTCGCTCGAGAGCTGCTCGTCCCAGAACAGGATCTTGCCGAGCACCCGCTTCGGCTCGGTGATCGGGTTCGCTGCGGGCACGGGCACCGGAGGCAACGCCGCGGCCGTCACGACGGGAAGGATCGCGGCGAGCACGACGAACGGCGCCGGACACGAGCTTCCCAGCTTTTTCCAGGACGACGCGAAAGGCGGCGCGATCATCGTGCCGCATTGTATGGGCGCCGCGCGTTCAAGCCGAACCGAATCGACGCGGATTTCCGAGCCGGCAGAAAAAAGAACGCCGCGAGGGCCGAGGAGGCCGCTCGCGGCGAGATCCGGCGCCGGCGCGCGCGACGGCGCGGCCGGCCGGGAGGGTCAGTGACTCAGTTACCGAACTCGGCGCGGATGCCGAGGTTCCAGCCGGTCCAGTCGTCGTTGAAGTCGAGCCCGAAGCCGGCCGCGACGCTGTCGGTGAAGTAATAACGGCCGCCGAACGACAGGAACGTATCCGAGTCGTCGAAATCGACGTAGCGGAGGCCGCCCTGAAGCTCGATGTCGTCGTGCACGCGGCTGCGCAGGCCGACGCCGAGCCCGAGGCCGTCGTCATCGGCGCTGATCGCGCCGGCGTCCGCCTCGGCGTGCATCCAGGCCAGCTCGCCGACGAGATCGAGCCGGGGGTTCAGCCCCCAACGCATGCCGGCGCCGAGGTCGTACTTGGTGCCGTCGACGTCGACATCATCGTAGTCTTCGGTCGCGTAGCCAGCGAACAGGAAAACGCTGTCCGACACCGCCAACGAGCCCTTGACGCCGAAGCCGTTGCCGTCGATGTCCACCAGACCGAAGTCCTCCTCGACGCTCGTGTACGTCGCCTCGACGTACGTGTAGTCCAGGCTCTGCTCCTGCGCGACGGCGGCGAGCGGCAGCATCGCGCCGGCAAACAACAACTTCCGAATTCCCATTTCCTTCTCCCTTGGCCGCATCCTGATTGGGCGGGCGCGGAATCCTAGCCGCGCCGCATGGGCCGTCGATGTGACCGCCGTCGCAATGCCTTCGCCGCGGTTGCCTTTCCGCACCGATCGGCCGAAAGCCCGCGCCGGCACTCGCCCTCGGGCGCATCGCACCGGGACTCGGCGGGTGAAAAAAACGTGAATTCGTACGCATTTCCGGCGACCGGCCGATGCGCAGCCGGCGTTATGTCACCGGCGACCGCGGCGCCCGTCCATGTTGTACGATTGCGACAACGCGCTTCCGCGGCGCACGCGGAGAGAGCCCCCGGGGCGCCTTTTTCCGCACCGGTGCCGTTTCGTTAGAATGGCGCTCCCCGCCGGCGGGCCCGCCGCCGCCATTTGCCAAGGACTCGTCAAGCAGAGGAGCCATATGTCCGAGATGCCCGCCCTTGCCGCCACGGACCCGGAAATCCACGCGCTGATCCTCGAGGAGACTCGCAGACAAGCCGAATACATCCGGCTGATCCCGTCCGAGAATTACGCCTCGCAGGCGGTGATGGAGGCGACCGGCTCGATCCTGAACAACAAGTACTCGGAGGGATATCCGGGCCGGCGCTACTACGAGGGCCAGGACTACATCGACCAGGTGGAGAGGCTCGCGATCGAGCGCGCGAAGGCGCTTTTCGGCGCGGAGCACGCGAACGTCCAGCCGTACTCCGGCTCGCCGGCGAACCAGGCCGTCTACCTCGCTCTCGTGAAGCCCGGCGAGACCGTGATGGGGCTCGGCCTGCCTTTCGGCGGCCACCTGACGCACGGCTGGGGCGTGAATTTCTCCGGCATTCACTACCGGTCCGTCCAATACGAGGTCGACCGCGAGACGCATCGCGTCGATCTCGACCACGTCGAAGCCCTCGCGCGCAAGGCGCGGCCGAAGATGATCATGTGCGGCGGGACGGCGTATCCGCGCTTGTGGGATTTCGAGGGCTTCGCGCGGGTCGCGGATGCCGTGGGCGCGATCCTCGTCGCCGACATCGCGCACATCGCCGGTCTCGTCGCCGCGGGCGCCCACCCGAGCCCCTTTCCGCACGCGAAGATCGTGACGACGACGACGCACAAGACGCTGCGCGGGCCTCGCGGCGGCATGATCCTTTGCGATGCCGAGTACGCGAAGGAGATCGACCGCGCGGTCTTCCCGGGACTTCAGGGCGGTCCGCACAATCACACGACGGCCGCGATCGCCGTCGCGTTGAAGGAAGCGGCTGGCGACGACTTCAAGCGCTACGCGCACCAGGTCGTTGCGAACGCGAAGGCCCTCGCCGAGGCGCTGAAGGAGCGCGGATTCGACTTGATCTCGGGCGGGACGGACAATCACCTCATCCTGATCGACGTGACGCCTCGCGGCATCAACGGCAAGCCGGCCGCGAAGGCGCTCCACCGCGCGGGCATCGAGTGCAACTACAACACGATTCCGTTCGATCGCCGCAAGCCGTTCGACCCGAGCGGGCTGCGCATCGGCACGCCGTCGATCACCTCGCGCGGGATGAAGGAGCGCGAGATGCCGCTGATCGCCGATTGGATCGATCGCGCGATCTCGGCCGCGAGCGACGAGGCTGCGCTCGAGACGATCCGTGCGGAGATCAGAGAGTTCTGTGCCGGCTTCCCGGCGCCCGGCATTCGAGTTTGACGATGCTGACGGAGCGAACATGACGACACCGCCGATCGAAAAGGGCACGCGAGCGCGAATGGCCCGGCCCGCCGCGGCGCTGCTTGCCGGCGGGCTGCTCGCGGGGCTCGCCGCGCACGCCCAGGACGACCCGTACTTGTGGCTCGAGGAGATCGACGGCCCCGAAGCGCTCGAATGGGTGCAGGCCGAGAACGAGCGCTCGCTCGCCGTGCTCGAGGCCGATCCGCGGTTCGAGCCGATGCGCCGCGAGGCGTTGTCGATCCTGACCTCCGACGCCCGCATTCCGCTCGGCGCGATTCACGCCGGATACGTCTACAACTTTTGGCAGGACGCGACGCGAGTGCGCGGCGTGTGGCGGCGGGCGAGCATCGAGAGCTATACATCGGGCTCGCCCCGGTGGGAAACGCTGATCGATTACGACCGGCTCGCGCGGGAGGAGGGCGAGAACTGGGTCGCGGGCTCCCGCGTTTGCCTGGAGCCCGAGTACCGCCGCTGCATGATCGCGGTCTCGCGCGGCGGCAAGGACGCCGCGGTCTTCAGGGAATTCGACACGTCCTCGAAGACGTTCGTCGACGGCGGCTTCATGCTGCCCGAGGCGAAGTCGGACGTGGCCTGGGTCGACGAGGACACGCTGCTCGTCGGCACCGATCTCGGCCCCGGGTCGCTCACGGATTCCGGCTACGCCCGCACGATCGTGCGCGTACGCCGCGGGCAGCCGCTGGACGAGGCCCCGCTCGAGTTCGAGGGCGAGACGCACGACGTCGGCGTCTTTCCGCTCGTGGAGCACGACGGCGACCGCGCCTATGTCTTCATCGCGCGGGCGGTCTCGTTCTTCGAGACCGAGTATTGGTACGCCGACGACGGCGAGCGAGTGAAGCTTCCGCTGCCGCCGAACGCCGACCTCGAAGGCGTGCTCGACGGCCGCGCGCTCTTCTTTCTCCGCGAGCCCTGGCCTTATCGCGGGACCACGTATCCGGAGGGCAGCGTCGTGGCGTACGATCTCGCGTCCGGCGCCGCGGAGCGCGTGTTCTCACCGACGCAAGCTCAGGCCGTGCAGGACGTGGCAGTCGGCGAATCCGACGTCCTGATCCAGTACCTCGAGGACGTGTCCGGAAAGGCGGCGCGCGTCGAGCGCGACGAGGGCGGGTGGACGGCCGAACGGATCGGTCTGCCCGAGAACGGCGTAGTCAAGATCGTGTCGGCCGGCGGCGGCACGGACGACGCGCTGCTCACTTTCGAGAGCCTGACCGTGCCGACGTCGCTGTACCTCGTCGGCCCGGAGAACGACGTCGAGCGAATCGCGCAGGCACCGGCGTTCTACGACGCGTCGGACGTCGTCGTCGAGCAGCGGTTCGCGACGTCGAAGGACGGCACGAGAGTGCCGTACTTCGTCGCCGGCAAGAGAGAGGTGCTCGCCCGAGGGAACGCGCCGACCGTGCAATACGGCTACGGCGGCTTTCTGACCTCCATCCTGCCCGTCTACTACGAGGACCCCGGCCGCCCGCAGCACGGTGCCCTCGCGGGCAAGATGTGGATCTCCCGGGGCGGCGTCCTCGTGCTCTCGAACATTCGCGGCGGCGGCGAATACGGGCCTGCCTGGCACCAAGGCGCGATGAAGGCGCGGCATCAGAACGCGATCGACGACTTCATCGCCGTATCGGAGGATTTGATCGAATCGGGCGTCACGAGCCCGGAGAAGCTAGGCGCGCTGGGCCGCTCGAACGGCGGTCTGCTGATGGGCGCGATTTTGACGCAGCGCCCGGAGCTTTACGCCGCGATCGATTGCGGCGTGCCGCTCTTCGACATGAAGCGCTACACGAAGCTCGGGGCCGGCGCCTCGTGGATCGGCGAGTACGGCGACCCGGAGAATCCCGACGAGTGGGCCTACATCTCGGAATACTCGCCGTACCAGAATCTCGAGGCGGGTAAGCCGTATCCGAAAGTCTTCCTCTACACGTCGACCCAGGACGACCGCGTGCACCCCGGGCATGCGCGCAAGGCGGCGGCGCGCATGAAGGAGCTCGGCTACGACTATTTCTACTACGAGAACACCGAGGGCGGTCACGGCGGCACGACGAACCAGGAGCAGCTCGCGTACCGCACCGCGCTCGAGTACACCTATTTCGCTCGGATGCTGATGGGGGCGCCTTCGGAATAGCCGGCGGCGCGCACCGGCTCGAAGTTGCGGCCGCCGCGTCGATCGGGAAGAATCCCGGGCGACCGCGGAGCGGACCGCCGCTCGTTCTTTGCAACAGGCTCGTGCGGCGCCGTCGTCGCCGGACACGGCCGTCGGGAGCGTATGCATGGGAATCGACTACGGCGCGATGTTGTTGGTGCTGACGCTGGTGCTGGGCAGCATCTGGGCCATCGATCGCTTCTTCTTCGAAGCGCGCCGGCGTCGCGACGGAGGCGAAGGCAGCGCGCCGCCCGATCCATGGCTCGTCGACTGGTCGAAGTCGCTGTTTCCGGTGCTGCTGCTGGTGCTGACGGTGCGCACCGCGGTCGCGGAGCCTTACCACATTCCGTCCGGCTCGATGATCCCCACGCTCGAGATCGGCGATTTCATCTTCGTCGATAAATTCGCCTACGGCGTGCGGCTCCCGCTTTTCGATGTCGAGGTCCTGGATGGGGGAGAGCCTGCGCGCGGCGACGTCGTCGTGTTTCGCCCC
Proteins encoded in this region:
- a CDS encoding diacylglycerol kinase; protein product: MTLAKPRNTGLRRVFDATLFSLAGLRAAWLHEPAFRQECIAAAFLIPAAAWVGTSAVEKLMLIGSCLLVLIVELLNSAVEAAVDRVGTDRHLLAARAKDLGSAAVFMSLVLAAVVWGVLLWERLR
- a CDS encoding cytochrome c peroxidase, which translates into the protein MIAPPFASSWKKLGSSCPAPFVVLAAILPVVTAAALPPVPVPAANPITEPKRVLGKILFWDEQLSSDNTVACGTCHRPASGGADPRAGRHPGRDPGTVDDVLGSPGIASLDALGQPLDDPLFGRAPRVTGRTSPSNFGALWAEELFWDGRVGGRFMDPSTGAVLIDRHGALEGQVVATLMNDAEMAKAGRTWKELTTKLGRVEPLALATDLPADVAAALRSHDGYPSLFAHAFGDPAITPARIAFAIATYERTLVADRTPWDRYRAGDADAMSESEIYGWEAFQSLRCANCHTPPLFTNNDFFNIGVRPAEYDLGRGAVTGDPEDAGDMKVPSLRNVGLRKRFMHTGQFAHLGAAIGFYVAGTPFPERDDIPGAGTYTFNMSSITERDILAFLENALTDPRVRDERFPFDRPRLRSERHPDDTAPPERPSELTAAITAGGVRLRWREPADDTGVVDYVLERDGRVIALPTRSSYIDPEGAPGARYRLTARDAAANRSPPAVAEVH
- a CDS encoding outer membrane beta-barrel protein, yielding MGIRKLLFAGAMLPLAAVAQEQSLDYTYVEATYTSVEEDFGLVDIDGNGFGVKGSLAVSDSVFLFAGYATEDYDDVDVDGTKYDLGAGMRWGLNPRLDLVGELAWMHAEADAGAISADDDGLGLGVGLRSRVHDDIELQGGLRYVDFDDSDTFLSFGGRYYFTDSVAAGFGLDFNDDWTGWNLGIRAEFGN
- the glyA gene encoding serine hydroxymethyltransferase gives rise to the protein MSEMPALAATDPEIHALILEETRRQAEYIRLIPSENYASQAVMEATGSILNNKYSEGYPGRRYYEGQDYIDQVERLAIERAKALFGAEHANVQPYSGSPANQAVYLALVKPGETVMGLGLPFGGHLTHGWGVNFSGIHYRSVQYEVDRETHRVDLDHVEALARKARPKMIMCGGTAYPRLWDFEGFARVADAVGAILVADIAHIAGLVAAGAHPSPFPHAKIVTTTTHKTLRGPRGGMILCDAEYAKEIDRAVFPGLQGGPHNHTTAAIAVALKEAAGDDFKRYAHQVVANAKALAEALKERGFDLISGGTDNHLILIDVTPRGINGKPAAKALHRAGIECNYNTIPFDRRKPFDPSGLRIGTPSITSRGMKEREMPLIADWIDRAISAASDEAALETIRAEIREFCAGFPAPGIRV
- a CDS encoding prolyl oligopeptidase family serine peptidase, with the protein product MTTPPIEKGTRARMARPAAALLAGGLLAGLAAHAQDDPYLWLEEIDGPEALEWVQAENERSLAVLEADPRFEPMRREALSILTSDARIPLGAIHAGYVYNFWQDATRVRGVWRRASIESYTSGSPRWETLIDYDRLAREEGENWVAGSRVCLEPEYRRCMIAVSRGGKDAAVFREFDTSSKTFVDGGFMLPEAKSDVAWVDEDTLLVGTDLGPGSLTDSGYARTIVRVRRGQPLDEAPLEFEGETHDVGVFPLVEHDGDRAYVFIARAVSFFETEYWYADDGERVKLPLPPNADLEGVLDGRALFFLREPWPYRGTTYPEGSVVAYDLASGAAERVFSPTQAQAVQDVAVGESDVLIQYLEDVSGKAARVERDEGGWTAERIGLPENGVVKIVSAGGGTDDALLTFESLTVPTSLYLVGPENDVERIAQAPAFYDASDVVVEQRFATSKDGTRVPYFVAGKREVLARGNAPTVQYGYGGFLTSILPVYYEDPGRPQHGALAGKMWISRGGVLVLSNIRGGGEYGPAWHQGAMKARHQNAIDDFIAVSEDLIESGVTSPEKLGALGRSNGGLLMGAILTQRPELYAAIDCGVPLFDMKRYTKLGAGASWIGEYGDPENPDEWAYISEYSPYQNLEAGKPYPKVFLYTSTQDDRVHPGHARKAAARMKELGYDYFYYENTEGGHGGTTNQEQLAYRTALEYTYFARMLMGAPSE